From one Streptomyces sp. NBC_01478 genomic stretch:
- a CDS encoding HD-GYP domain-containing protein has translation MTKRSFRPRPSLTLTLIHTSAALLATTSLTLTLWTGLEERGVALAFGLLVAVGELSRWNGTGPGLRETAPLGAAGALSYALLGTDAGHPTHHGVFQVVTVVVAAALVGCVPHIARGQSGTPDHMARRVLTVGFAAICFQPLYNQGVFSHWGGPAYAVLLLALLSLTALCDAVLAAALARSRTGWPFGPLLRDELRGMLGIGSAVCATGAVMALAVAVVGLWALPVFSLPLLLTQLSFRRYAAVRDTYRQTIASLARSTEIAGYTPAGHARRVAALCQAVGRDLGLSEPDLTVLEYAALMHDIGQLSLVDPVPAGATAVLSAEEQRRIALLGGAVVRQTGVSPQVAAVVERQADPCREQPVSARIVRAVNAYEEKTREGGPGGPLRALEELRLGTAGDYAPEVVEALARVLSRDCLTLPSAG, from the coding sequence TTGACGAAAAGATCGTTTAGACCCCGGCCCTCTCTCACCCTCACCCTCATCCACACCTCCGCCGCCCTCCTCGCCACCACCTCCCTCACCCTCACCCTCTGGACCGGCCTCGAAGAACGCGGAGTCGCCCTCGCCTTCGGACTCCTCGTCGCCGTAGGCGAGTTGAGCCGCTGGAACGGAACCGGCCCCGGGCTCCGCGAAACCGCCCCCCTCGGCGCCGCCGGCGCCCTCTCCTACGCGCTGCTCGGCACCGACGCCGGCCACCCCACCCACCACGGCGTCTTCCAGGTCGTCACCGTGGTCGTCGCCGCCGCGCTGGTCGGCTGTGTGCCGCACATCGCGCGCGGGCAGAGCGGGACGCCGGACCACATGGCGCGCCGCGTCCTGACCGTCGGCTTCGCCGCCATCTGCTTCCAACCCCTGTACAACCAGGGCGTGTTCAGCCACTGGGGCGGCCCCGCCTACGCCGTTCTCCTGCTCGCGCTGCTCTCCCTCACCGCGCTCTGCGACGCCGTGCTCGCCGCGGCGCTCGCGCGCTCCCGCACGGGCTGGCCGTTCGGGCCGCTGCTGCGGGACGAGCTGCGGGGCATGCTCGGGATCGGGTCGGCGGTGTGCGCGACCGGCGCGGTGATGGCGCTCGCGGTCGCCGTCGTGGGGCTGTGGGCGCTGCCCGTGTTCTCGCTGCCGCTGCTGCTGACCCAGCTCTCCTTCCGGCGGTACGCGGCCGTACGGGACACCTACCGGCAGACCATCGCCTCCCTCGCCCGCTCCACCGAGATCGCCGGGTACACCCCGGCCGGGCACGCCCGCCGGGTCGCCGCGCTGTGTCAGGCGGTCGGGCGGGACCTGGGGCTGTCCGAACCCGACCTCACCGTCCTGGAGTACGCCGCCCTGATGCACGACATCGGTCAGCTCAGCCTCGTCGACCCGGTACCGGCCGGTGCCACCGCAGTGCTCTCGGCGGAGGAGCAGCGGCGGATAGCGCTGCTCGGCGGGGCCGTCGTACGGCAGACCGGGGTGAGTCCTCAGGTGGCGGCCGTCGTGGAGCGGCAGGCCGACCCGTGCCGGGAGCAGCCCGTCTCCGCGCGGATCGTCCGGGCCGTGAACGCGTACGAGGAGAAAACCCGGGAAGGCGGCCCGGGCGGGCCTCTCCGGGCGCTGGAGGAGCTGCGCCTGGGGACCGCCGGGGACTACGCTCCCGAGGTCGTGGAAGCACTGGCCCGGGTACTGTCCCGGGACTGTCTGACCTTGCCTTCGGCTGGGTAA